Proteins from a single region of Phaeacidiphilus oryzae TH49:
- a CDS encoding carbohydrate ABC transporter permease → MITRREKAVNYAVLWLFAALSVFPLAGVAVSALSGGSTGSATFSWPDSLHWSNFAEAWSRGHFSHYLLASAVVAVSTVLLSSVLGILAGFAFAAFDFPGRSALFYLMLIGLMVPEEAFVIPLYFDLRNDGLTDTYAALILPQVAQSLGFAVFWLRNAFRAVPRSVVEAARIDGAGDWRVLWRILVPTTRPALTTLAMLVFMWTWNAFLIPLVMVQSEDLRTAPLGLAFFQGAHTTQFSLLAAAAIIVALPVVLLYLFLQRHFINGMLAGAVKE, encoded by the coding sequence GTGATCACCCGCCGTGAGAAGGCCGTCAACTACGCCGTGCTGTGGCTGTTCGCCGCCCTGTCGGTGTTCCCGCTGGCCGGGGTGGCGGTCTCGGCGCTCTCCGGGGGCAGCACCGGCAGCGCCACCTTCAGCTGGCCGGACTCCCTCCACTGGTCGAACTTCGCCGAGGCGTGGAGCCGGGGGCACTTCTCCCACTACCTCCTCGCCTCCGCCGTGGTCGCGGTCAGCACCGTGCTGCTCAGCTCGGTGCTCGGCATCCTGGCCGGGTTCGCCTTCGCCGCGTTCGACTTCCCGGGGCGGTCGGCGCTCTTCTACCTGATGCTGATCGGCCTGATGGTGCCGGAGGAGGCCTTCGTCATCCCGCTCTACTTCGACCTGCGGAACGACGGACTCACCGACACCTACGCGGCGCTGATCCTGCCCCAGGTCGCCCAGTCGCTGGGGTTCGCGGTCTTCTGGCTGCGGAACGCGTTCCGGGCGGTACCGCGCAGCGTGGTCGAGGCGGCGCGGATCGACGGTGCGGGGGACTGGCGGGTGCTGTGGCGGATCCTGGTCCCGACCACCCGGCCGGCCCTGACCACGCTGGCCATGCTGGTCTTCATGTGGACCTGGAACGCCTTCCTGATCCCCCTGGTGATGGTGCAGTCCGAGGACCTCCGCACCGCGCCCCTCGGCCTGGCCTTCTTCCAGGGCGCCCACACCACCCAGTTCTCCCTCCTCGCCGCGGCGGCCATCATCGTGGCCCTCCCGGTGGTCCTCCTCTACCTCTTCCTGCAGCGCCACTTCATCAACGGCATGCTCGCTGGCGCCGTCAAGGAGTGA
- a CDS encoding nitroreductase family deazaflavin-dependent oxidoreductase — MPEASGGDVEFSPTEWVREQTQKVLATGTTEGIEIQGSPIVLLTLRGARTGKRRYTPVMRVEHGGRYAVVASKGGADEHPVWYHNIVAHPEISLQDGEVTRDFTARIAEGAEREEWWERAVAAFPAYAEYQKKTTRTIPLFVLDPR; from the coding sequence GTGCCTGAAGCAAGCGGCGGGGACGTGGAGTTCAGCCCGACCGAGTGGGTGCGCGAGCAGACGCAGAAGGTGCTGGCCACCGGCACCACCGAGGGCATCGAGATCCAGGGCTCGCCGATCGTCCTGCTCACCCTGCGCGGGGCGCGGACCGGGAAGCGGCGGTACACGCCCGTGATGCGCGTGGAGCACGGCGGCCGGTACGCCGTGGTCGCCTCCAAGGGCGGCGCGGACGAGCACCCCGTCTGGTACCACAACATCGTGGCCCACCCCGAGATCTCCCTCCAGGACGGCGAGGTCACCCGGGACTTCACCGCCCGCATCGCCGAGGGCGCCGAACGCGAGGAGTGGTGGGAGCGAGCCGTCGCCGCCTTCCCCGCCTACGCCGAGTACCAGAAGAAGACCACCCGCACCATCCCCCTCTTCGTCCTCGACCCCCGCTAG